The Gossypium arboreum isolate Shixiya-1 chromosome 6, ASM2569848v2, whole genome shotgun sequence DNA window TTTCTCAAAGAGGAGGATCCAAAGGGCAGTGGTCAAAGAGCCTTTTGTGTAATGTTCAGGGTTTCAGGACACTTGATGGAACAAATTTCTTTAGGGTTAGCTTTGTTGTGCTTATAGGGTTACAGAATCTCCCGTTTGCTTTTGTGTGGGATCCTCATTTGTTGGGATGATagatatggaaaaaaaattataaatttttggatAAGTCGAGATGGGGTTGAGAAAAAATTTTCCGAGTCAAAATCAAAGTTAAAAGCTACCGCatcaaatgaaattaaaaatgaatgaattaaaaatcaagataAATAAAAAACCGTCACGTCCTACAATGCCAGCTTGCCCTAAATTGCATGAATCATTATAGTCATTATCCTCAAACACATCCTTCAAATTTATTCATCATAAAGGCTCTATTTACTCCTCAAACACACCTCTCAAAAATGCTCGAGTAGGTTGATGTGAACCTCACTCACTAATCACCGTCTCTGAGCTAAATTATCGCGTCCTATCTGAAGTGATTGATAGCATATCCAATTCTCACCCTATTTAGGCCTATGATGGGAAACTACTTAATTACCTGTGTTTAACCCACCAATAGACTTACCATGAAATATCTCAAAACTGTAGCTAAGAATATAAAAACCCTCAACTTCACTAGGAAAAGGGACTTCTTATGCATCTCTAATTCTATCTCCGCCCAAAATACCCTTCACGATAACTTTCTCCCTTCTACTAAACAAGATGAATCACCCATTTCCGCCTTCATCTTCGTCATATTAAATTCGAATACTACCTaaactaaatttaattatatttcgaATTGGAAATATTAATTCTTTAAACCACATATAGTATAATTTCCCCACTTTAATGTCACAAAAGAAATATGCATCGGGTtactaaaaaatataatataaaaaatcaaaaaaaaagagCTAAATTGTTTCTATATAATCCCAAAACCCTAGAAAGGAAGTCGAAGCCGAATCATTTGTTCAAAATTTCCAGTCTTTGGAATCATAATTTTTCCCTTtatcccttttcttttttttttagattttttattatattatatatttaatttatttaatttatcaagGCTAAATGTGAAGAACACGAAAAAGTACATATACAGTCCACCATTTATTCCTTTTTCAGTGGTCGAAGTGTTTGTATATAAAGAGCTTCTCAATAAGCCATTACTTCAAGGGTTCTTTCAAGtacttcatcattatatcatCCAAATTCAGcatatttttcccattttatttagcAATTTAAGGTtggtttttcattttatttcttgatTAAATCTGTAACTTTGAATCTTAGTAATGTGTTTTGTGTTTTTGTTTTGTAAGAAAACATGAGCAGGCCAGGAGATTGGAACTGCAGGTCATGCCAACACCTCAACTTCCAAAGGAGGGACAACTGCCAACGTTGCGGTGAATCTCGATACGGTGTTAGAGTCGGCTCGACATTCGGGTTTACCGCAGGCTCGGACGTTCGACCTGGTGACTGGTATTGCACGGCTGGAAACTGCGGCACCCACAATTTCGCCAGCCGGTCTACTTGTTTCAATTGCGGCGCGTTCAAGGACGAGTCGGCTGGAGGTTTCGACTTGGACATGTCTCGATCAAGAGGGTTCGGAGGTAACCGATCCGGCTGGAAGTCAGGGGATTGGATATGTACCAGGTTAGGGTGCAATGAACATAATTTTGCTAGCAGAATGGAATGCTTCAGATGCAGTGCTCCAAGAGAATTCAACAATAGAACTTCATATTAAATCACATGCATGCTACTATATCCATTTTTGGGTACATTTCTTTTGACcttatattattaaatgtttcttttttttaaaattataattctaATTAATATTTTCATTGGAATTGACATTGTAGGTGTTTTGAGGCAATTAATAGGAGATTATAATGAGACAATGTTACTGGCTTTGATGATGAACACCACAAGCATTTTGTCATGTTTCTTTGATAAGATTCATGGCAATGTAGTACTTTTTCTTGTGATGATTATTTATGGTTTCAATTCTATGGTTTTATTGTCTTTTATTTTAGagagttttatttatatttttgtaatggTGCTTTGGCTTTATTAAAAGAAGATGATTCTCTTctgtcttttctcttttcttttcttttttcattaatagttaaaataaaataattattaaaaaatcattaaatattattaaaaaatcattaaatccAGTTTAACtaattcaatatatttttaaatcaatcgAATCGATTTACGAgtcaattaatttttttactttattcTAAACTTGTCATCTGGTCAATTTTAAAAACActacttttagaatttaattaaatttactgctttaacttaattgaattattatgCAAAGTTCACTATGCTAAATAAATCCTTTagaaaaatatcaaattaataaattcataaattcatgttataaaataaatataaaggaTTTCCTTACCTATAAAAAAATTGAGGTTAAAaggtgaaattaaatattaaattcatGGGTAGGATATTATTTCGTCTTAATTAAATCTGGAATTATATTTGATAAGCAATTTTTTACTCACAAAACTTGAATCGAACCTTCATTTTTGGGCTAAGATTATTCTTTTAATATAGAAAACAACAcacttatatttaaaatataaactctTTGGGTCCGAATCTTTTTGAATTTCTTGAATTGTTCATGATAATTCGGttcatttcttaattatttttatatttttattaaatatttcaaaaataatttttcagataaataaaaatcaataactcTTATATAGTATTTGTCTGAAAAAtgattttatatgaaaattttaaatataaaatatttattttacattataaaaattaaattaattaattaaaattaaattaaatttgattcaaataattacaatattttaattttaattttatttaatcaatCCTACTTTGGGCTGCATTTTGAATGGTAGATGAGATGGCCAACTAAAATGATGGGCCCCACCCATTTTCTAAATATGCCTAACTgacctttaccaattccaaaaaATGTAAATATACATTTCAGTACTTGGACTTGGCTTTAAGGTTCAAATTGGtacttaaagttttttttttgtcaaattaggTACTTGAATTTGGCTTTAACcttcaatttggtacctaaaatTTATTTTGGTCTAATTAGATACCTAAACTTGGCTTATTGGTTCAAATTGATACTTAAACTTGCTTTTTTTATCCAAATTAGTACTTAGTTATTTTAGTCAATTTGAACTATGAAGTCAAATTCATGCATCAATTTGAACAAAAAAGTCAAATTCAGGTATCTAATTGGATAAAAAAGTTTGATATAATGACATAATTTCCCTTGAACTTTGACCAATCTTTTAATGTGGTACCTCTACTTTCAAAATGTCCATTTTGATACCTTGTTTTTGCGTCATTAATCAATCTGGTACCTCTAACTAACGGCATTACTTTTTTACATGTCAGCACACATGTCCAATTCTAAGGTGATTCGTGTACTTTGTTAGCAtattatttcatttcttttatttttacgttttctttatttcaattttgGTTAATTATTCatttttggaatatttattatttagtcCTTTAAAGTTGTTAATAAGCTTGTTGACATGGCAAAATGTGCCACATGTCACCTTTTTATTGGCCAAAATGCCATGTAACAAAGTTAAAAGTGAGGAATTATTTTATGGACCCTTTTCATCACATCATCCGTTGTCcttttctaattatttaatgACATGTTAACGAATTTTTTTCATGCAATTGATCATAATTTTACTATGTTTTTTATCCAAAATCCTGAACCCTGAACCCCAAACTCAAAATCTTGAAACTCGAACCCAAAACCTTGAATCTTCAAGGATTTGGGGCTCGAGGTTCAAAGTTTAGGATTTTGGGTTCGAGGTTCGGAGTTCAagataaaaaattaccaaaattatgtaCCAATCACATAGAAAAATAGttgaaatgtcattaaataattggAAAGAGGCCATAAATAATGTGATGGGAAGTgttcataaaatattttttttgttaaaaggaGGTACCATATTGATAAATGGAAACAAAGTTCAGGTATTAAATTTAACTTTTTGAAAGTAGAGGTTTCACATTAGAAGATTGGTCAAAGTTTGGAGGAAAATATGCTATTATCCCAAAAAGTTTAAGCCCCAAATTaactaaatgaaaaaaaaaaaaccttaagtaCTTAAGTTTAAGTATCTATTTGAATCTTAAAGTCAAGTTCATGTACCAAAATAGATATTTACCCAGAAAAGCACACCTTAATCAAAGCTctttaaattaaatcaaatttaaatttcaaaattttttaatcCATGACTCATTATAAGCTATAGTagaattttacttaattagtgaatttagtttttcattttaattttatatttttaaatttaaaatttaattttgataaaagataa harbors:
- the LOC108485510 gene encoding uncharacterized protein LOC108485510, which gives rise to MSRPGDWNCRSCQHLNFQRRDNCQRCGESRYGVRVGSTFGFTAGSDVRPGDWYCTAGNCGTHNFASRSTCFNCGAFKDESAGGFDLDMSRSRGFGGNRSGWKSGDWICTRLGCNEHNFASRMECFRCSAPREFNNRTSY